The DNA region TGGTTTTAGGTAACCTATATCCAGCGCTTCTTGATGGGATTTGGTGCTATGAAAATATATTTTTTGACCCTTTGTAATTTCACCACTAACAATCTTTACGTATGCTATAGCTCCTTTGTATGAATCATATTTTGAATCAAAAATTAGGGCCTTTAAATCATTACTAGAATCACTTTTAGGAGCAGGAATATTAATTATAATTTGCTCCAACAATTCTTTGACCCCTGTACCCTCTTTTGCAGAAACCATAAAAATCTCTTCTTCTTCAAAACCTAATATGTCTGTAACTTCATTGATTATTTTTTCAGTCTCAGCCAGTGGAGAATCAATTTTATTTATAACAGGAATTATTTTAAGATTTTGATCAAATGCTTGATAAACCGTTGAAATAGTTTGTGCTTGAACTCCTTGTGTTGCATCTATCAAGAGCAATGCTCCTTCACATGCAGCTAATGATCTTGATACTTCATATGTGAAATCAACATGTCCTGGTGTATCGATTAAGTTCAATATATATTCTTCTTGATTTAAAATATAATTGAGCTGGATTGTTTGAGCTTTAATTGTTATTCCTCTTTCTCTTTCGAGATCCATAGTATCTAGAACTTGATTCTTTAGATTCCTATCAGAAATAGCTTTTGTAAGTTCGATAAACCTATCTGCTAATGTAGATTTACCATGGTCAATGTGGGCTATTATAGAAAAATTTCTTATATTCATGAAGAATTATAATTTTTAGTTAGTATATATTTTTATTATACTTGACCAAAAAAAATATCCTAAATGAACTTATATTAGAAATTTAATAGTTTCTCTATTAGTCTAACAACTCATCATGGGGTAATGTCCAAGGAGCTCTTCCAGCAAATGGCCTTGGTACTTTATTAGTATCAACCATATTTACATCAATCAATGTTGGTTTATTAGCCGCTATTGCTTCTTCAATAGCTTCATCTACTTTAGTAGCGTCATCGACAGTTATACCTTTAGCTCCATATGTTTCAGCCATTTTTGCAAAATCAGGGTTTACAAAACTTGTTTCGTAATCACCACCCCAATCTAATTCAAGATCTCTTCTGACATTCCCATAATATCCATCATTAAATATGACACCTATAATATTAATTCCATACTTTACTGCTGTTGATAATTCTTGAACATTATACATAAATCCACCATCACCTGATACAGAAACGACTGGAGTATCTGGTTTTGCTACCTTAGCACCTATAGCTGTTGGAAATGCCCAACCTAGATTACCTGAATAACCAGAATCAAAATAAGTTGAAGTACTATATGTTTTGAAAGCTGCTCTTGAGTAATACCCCATTTGAGTCATATCCCAAACTGAAATGGTTTCTTTTGGCATACCATTACGCAATGAATCTAAAATATCATGTTGAGGTTGGAGCCCTTCAGATCCAGATTCTAAAATTTCTCTTATCTTTTTTACTTGAGATGCAGGAGATTCTAGATTTGTTCCACCCATTTGGTTAGTTAAGTCTATTAATTTTCTAATAGAAACTTTTGCATCACCAATTACAGGTAGAACATCTTTATGAAATTTTCCTATTTCAGATTTATCTATTTCAACTTGTATTTTCTTGGTATTCTCAGCTGCGGGATATCTAATGGCAAATCTTGAACCCAATATTATAATTAAATCACTTTTTTCCATTAAATCTTTTATTTGACCTTTACCTGTAAGCCCAGAACCTAAAGAATTTGGATGTTCATCTGATATTACTCCTTTTGCTGCGGCACTGGTTATAACAGGAATATTTGTAATTTCGGATAGTTCTCTTAATTCATCCTCAGCTTCAGATCTAATTACTCCTGTTCCAGCATATATCAAAGGATTTTTAGCATTTATAATAAGTTTCACCGCTTCAGTGATTGCATCATCATTAGGTTTCATTCTTTCAAACGTAGATGCTTCTAAGAGTTGAACTTCTTCACTCTCAACCATAGTTTCTGGTGGCATTTCAATTTCAACTGGCCTTGGTCTTCCATTCTTTAGATGACTAAAAGCTTCTGAAACTCCTGATGGAATTTCATGTGGTCTTAGTAATCTTTTTTGAAATTTTGTTACTGGCTTTATTGTTTCAAGTTGATCATTAACTTCATGCAAACCACCCATATCCTTACCAATTGTAGATCTAGGTATTTGACCAGCAATCATTAATACTCTTGAGTTAGATGAATATGCTGTAGATAAACCAGCAGCTGCGTTGTAAAGTCCAGGACCAGGTACAACCATTGCTACACCAATACCTCTGCTAGCTCTAGCATATCCATCAGCCATATATGAGGTAGCCTGTTCATGTCTTGGTACAATCATTTTTATATTTTTATTTCTTCGGAGTGCATCTACTACTCCATACATTTGTACCCCAGGTAAACCAAAAATAACTTCTACACCTTCTCGTTCTAAAGAACTTATTAGTGCATCTCCACCAGACATCTTACTCATTTTTCTCTCCCTCTTACCATAAATCTATTATTCTTTCAGCAATAAGCATTACTGTTGCATTTGTATTCGCTCTAATGCAGTCAGGCATAATTGATGCATCGACTACCTTAAGGTTTTGAACTCCTCTAACTGAACCATCTTGATTAACTACTGCTAAGGAATCATTCCCCATTTTACAAGTTCCACTACTATGGTGTCCTGTAACCATCTTTGTTCGCAACCATTTTTTTAGTAGTTTATCATCATTTCTTATATTTGAGTCTGGATGATTCATTTCTCCTGCATAATTTTGGAACTCTTTATGTAGTCCGATTTTTTCGAGAATTTTTATACCTTCAACAAATCTGTTTATATCATTATCTGTACTTAAGTAATTATAATTTATCTGTGGATATGCATCTGGATTATCTTTATTTAGTGAAATCTCTCCTGAACTTTCTTCCAAATTTAAAGTCAAATTAGCTTTAATACCATCAGGAACTTCAGGGTTTCCATTATTTTTTGTACTCGAGTTCATGTAGACAATCATATCATTTGTAAAATTAGATTGATCTGAGGTATATCTTAATCCCATTGCTACTCTTGAATAGTTGGTAGTTGGATTAGAATAATTCTCTGAAGCTTCCCAAGCAACATAAACCATTGGATGATCTCTTAGGTTTTTTCCAACACCTGGTAAATCAATAACCGGCTTTATGCCATGATTTATAAATTTATTAGGATCACCAACACCAGAATTTAGAAGAAGTTTTGGAGTTTCAATAGCTCCTGCTGATAGAATTATCTCATCAGTAAATAAATCAAAACTTTCTTCTCCTGATATTAATTTAAGACCTATAGCCTTAGTGCCATCAAATATAATTTCTTTTACATAAGTATTACTCTTAACATTAATATTTGGTCTATGCCTAATATCATTCAAGTATGTAATTGCTGTACTCTGTCTAACTCCATCTATTTGATTAAATCCTAGTGGACCAACTCCTGTTGAATCTGGTTTATTATGATCCGGACATGACGGGAATCCATAGTCAATACAAGAATTATAAAATGCTCTATGAACATCATCCCATTCTGGCTCAGGAACTCTTTTTACTTTTATGTAACCTTCATCTCCATGATAATCTTCATTAGAAAAATCTAAATCATTTTCAAATTTTTTAAAGAAAGGTAAGACTTTATCAAATGACCATTTTTCATTACCAAATTCAGCCCAACGATCATAATCTTCTCTTATACCTCTTAATAGAATTTGAGCATTGATAGATGATGAACCTCCAATAACTTTTCCTCTAGGTATTCTTATTAATGGTCCATCTTTAGTGCTTTCGGCTTTATATGCCCAATTATGAGGATCTAGTTCTTGAGAGGCAGGCATATCTAAATTTGCATGTCCATAATAGACATTTTCTGGCATATATTCCAAATTACTATAGTCATTACCAGCTTCAATTAATAAAACATTTTTATTTGGATCTTCTGTTAAACGATTTGCTAGAATTGAACCAGCTGAACCAGAGCCAACTATGACCGTATCGTAAATATTTCTCATTATCCCTCCAATTCATATATAGAAACAAGAAACCAAGCCGCTAATGAACCTCCACGATTATCAAAGCCATTTTCTCTTTTTCTAATCAAGTAATCACTTAGTTTTTGAAGCGATCCTGTTCCTGTACAAGATTCATGAACTACTCCTGTATTTTCTATGTTATTATCAACAAAATTCCATGCCTTTTCAACTATTTCCATATACTTTTCTGGAAAGTAACCTAATTTTATTCCAGAGGCTAAAGAATAACCAATCATACAAGTAGAAGTAAGTTCTTCGTATGAATTTTCATCATCAATAATTTGTCTCCATGCACCATTAATAGTTTGATAATTTATTAAGGAATCTATGTGAGAATAATGTTTATTTATTATTTCATCTAGATATTTAGAATCTTTCATATACTTAATGGCTTCAGTTGCGCCATAGGTAGCAAAACCATTACCTCTTCCCCAAGTAAATGGAGCTACATTAGAGTGTATATAAATACCATCTTCTCTTTGCAAAGGAGAATCTAATATATGAGATGAAATAAATTTTGTATATTTTTCATCTTTCGTATGTTTATAAGCCCTTCCTAATAATGCTGAAACAAAAAATTGATCCTCTACTTGAATATTTGGGTCAAGAATAGAATTTTGAGAATCTATAAATTTATCAGACTGAAAAATTATTGGATCAATAATATTTTTTTCATTTATAATTTCAAATAAATCGTCTAACCATAGAATGCCCGATCTATTATCATTTCTCCAATCTTTATCTTCTTTATTAATTCTTCCATTTATAAGTTCATTATAAAACTCTAATGCAAAGTCTTTAGCTCCAGTAAAATAACCTAATTTTTCTAATCTCAATCTTGCTGATAAACCTACCCCTTGAGTATAGACTACTGTATCTGTTTTACTTCCATAAATTTGACCAAGAGTTACAGCCTTATCTAATAAAACAACTTTATCAATCATTAAATTTCCTTTATCTTCTCATTACAAAACTTTATTACATCTTCAGCTATCTCTTTAGCCTTTAAGGAGTCATCTTTAGTAAAAATTTGAAAGGGTGAACCACTCATTGTGAAAGTTGGATACCTGGTAGAAAATAAATACTTATCTAAGATAGGCCCATATGATTTTAAAAAATCAAATGTTGGATCTATTGCAATACAATCTTCAGATAAATCAGAAATAGAAGAACCCCATACTTTATCTGTTCCCTTCAAAACTAAATATGAAACTAAAATTTTCTCTGCAGCTTGTTGAAACAAGAAACAAGAAATAGAAAAATCAGTTTCCATTAATCTTATTGCAAGATCAAAGTCATATTTTGATTGACCAATCCATCTAAAATGCTCTTTTTGATATTTTTCATTCATGACAAAACTTCTTCTTCATCTTGAAAAATTACTTCTAAGGAATTTATTATTGAAGTTATTGTTAAACTATTTGTTCGTAATTCATTATATTCATTAGGTGTATATACAAAAAATCTTGTATGAACAGAGGGTCGCAAATGAGTAATCCAGAATTCATCTCTATTGTGAAATTCCTCTTCAGTTTCTTGGATAATTAGTAGATCTAATGAGGTATCAGGAGAAATTTTTCCAAGCGGATAATCTCCGAAAACACCTAAAGATTTTGCCCCAAGCTGCTTAGATTCTGTAGAAAATTTTGAAAGTTCTTTTTCTAATAAATTTTTTCTATGATTTGAAAATCCAAAGACTATTGGCAATTTATTAACCTAAACGTTATAAAGTGTAGGATGATTTGGTTGTTCAAAAATCTCATCCTTCGTCAATGGATAGCTTTCCTTTTCATAAACTTGTATTCTATGACATCCAAAATCTGGTATGTATATTAGATTACCGTAAGTTCTAACCGAAGCTGGAGCTCTTAATTTTCTCCAGATTTCTCTATTAGACATTTCTCTTAATCTTAAGACTCTTGGACTAGACATAATGTATGTTTTACCTATCTTAGATAATGTAGCATCACCGGTAAATTGAGTTACGTACTTACCCTCAGGATCGTAAATTACAACTCTATCATTATCTCTATCTGCAACATATATATCACCATCATCATCTATTGATAAACCAGCAGGACCTTTCAATTGAACATAATCTTGTCCTAATGAATTTGGTATTTCTCCAAATGAATTGAGATATTTACCTTCAGAATCATAAACACAAATTCTATTATTTCTCCAATCAGAAACAAGAATGTGTCCTAGATGATTTACTGCAATGCCCCAAGGCATATCTAAACTATTATCACTATTATTCTCTATAACAACACTTAATAATTTACCTGACTTATCAAACTTAACAACCCTATTATTTCCTGTATCTACAACTAAAATATTTTCTTCTTGATCAAATGCTAAACCTGCAGGAGAATCAAGGTCACCATCACCAATCTTTTCAGTTACTGATGATGTTTCAAGTTTTGCGGTATCACCTTTTCCTGCAGCACCAATTGGTACAAAACCTTTTTCTCCATCATCAACCAAAGAATGTATACAATTGTCACCCTCATCAGATACAAATAATG from Dehalococcoidia bacterium includes:
- a CDS encoding thiamine pyrophosphate-dependent enzyme, with the protein product MSKMSGGDALISSLEREGVEVIFGLPGVQMYGVVDALRRNKNIKMIVPRHEQATSYMADGYARASRGIGVAMVVPGPGLYNAAAGLSTAYSSNSRVLMIAGQIPRSTIGKDMGGLHEVNDQLETIKPVTKFQKRLLRPHEIPSGVSEAFSHLKNGRPRPVEIEMPPETMVESEEVQLLEASTFERMKPNDDAITEAVKLIINAKNPLIYAGTGVIRSEAEDELRELSEITNIPVITSAAAKGVISDEHPNSLGSGLTGKGQIKDLMEKSDLIIILGSRFAIRYPAAENTKKIQVEIDKSEIGKFHKDVLPVIGDAKVSIRKLIDLTNQMGGTNLESPASQVKKIREILESGSEGLQPQHDILDSLRNGMPKETISVWDMTQMGYYSRAAFKTYSTSTYFDSGYSGNLGWAFPTAIGAKVAKPDTPVVSVSGDGGFMYNVQELSTAVKYGINIIGVIFNDGYYGNVRRDLELDWGGDYETSFVNPDFAKMAETYGAKGITVDDATKVDEAIEEAIAANKPTLIDVNMVDTNKVPRPFAGRAPWTLPHDELLD
- a CDS encoding GMC family oxidoreductase N-terminal domain-containing protein, which gives rise to MRNIYDTVIVGSGSAGSILANRLTEDPNKNVLLIEAGNDYSNLEYMPENVYYGHANLDMPASQELDPHNWAYKAESTKDGPLIRIPRGKVIGGSSSINAQILLRGIREDYDRWAEFGNEKWSFDKVLPFFKKFENDLDFSNEDYHGDEGYIKVKRVPEPEWDDVHRAFYNSCIDYGFPSCPDHNKPDSTGVGPLGFNQIDGVRQSTAITYLNDIRHRPNINVKSNTYVKEIIFDGTKAIGLKLISGEESFDLFTDEIILSAGAIETPKLLLNSGVGDPNKFINHGIKPVIDLPGVGKNLRDHPMVYVAWEASENYSNPTTNYSRVAMGLRYTSDQSNFTNDMIVYMNSSTKNNGNPEVPDGIKANLTLNLEESSGEISLNKDNPDAYPQINYNYLSTDNDINRFVEGIKILEKIGLHKEFQNYAGEMNHPDSNIRNDDKLLKKWLRTKMVTGHHSSGTCKMGNDSLAVVNQDGSVRGVQNLKVVDASIMPDCIRANTNATVMLIAERIIDLW
- a CDS encoding glycoside hydrolase family 88 protein, translated to MIDKVVLLDKAVTLGQIYGSKTDTVVYTQGVGLSARLRLEKLGYFTGAKDFALEFYNELINGRINKEDKDWRNDNRSGILWLDDLFEIINEKNIIDPIIFQSDKFIDSQNSILDPNIQVEDQFFVSALLGRAYKHTKDEKYTKFISSHILDSPLQREDGIYIHSNVAPFTWGRGNGFATYGATEAIKYMKDSKYLDEIINKHYSHIDSLINYQTINGAWRQIIDDENSYEELTSTCMIGYSLASGIKLGYFPEKYMEIVEKAWNFVDNNIENTGVVHESCTGTGSLQKLSDYLIRKRENGFDNRGGSLAAWFLVSIYELEG
- a CDS encoding HEPN domain-containing protein, translating into MNEKYQKEHFRWIGQSKYDFDLAIRLMETDFSISCFLFQQAAEKILVSYLVLKGTDKVWGSSISDLSEDCIAIDPTFDFLKSYGPILDKYLFSTRYPTFTMSGSPFQIFTKDDSLKAKEIAEDVIKFCNEKIKEI
- a CDS encoding NHL repeat-containing protein; this encodes MTQQKDKIKQPPFAILRGGYKYKETLGMRRVTTYCMDMVESNEVLYVLIRADGNGGHIRRINWKDEDLDIFGNFNWPVQMIQDSEGTLFVSDEGDNCIHSLVDDGEKGFVPIGAAGKGDTAKLETSSVTEKIGDGDLDSPAGLAFDQEENILVVDTGNNRVVKFDKSGKLLSVVIENNSDNSLDMPWGIAVNHLGHILVSDWRNNRICVYDSEGKYLNSFGEIPNSLGQDYVQLKGPAGLSIDDDGDIYVADRDNDRVVIYDPEGKYVTQFTGDATLSKIGKTYIMSSPRVLRLREMSNREIWRKLRAPASVRTYGNLIYIPDFGCHRIQVYEKESYPLTKDEIFEQPNHPTLYNV